A genomic region of Mus musculus strain C57BL/6J chromosome 7, GRCm38.p6 C57BL/6J contains the following coding sequences:
- the Mesp2 gene encoding mesoderm posterior protein 2 has translation MAQSPPPQSLQGLDHWVFSQGWGWAQQSDSTSPASSSDSSGSCPCYATRRPSQPAGPARSTRTTQATAPRRTRPAPAGGQRQSASEREKLRMRTLARALQELRRFLPPSVAPAGQSLTKIETLRLAIRYIGHLSALLGLSEDSLRRRRRRSADAAFSHRCPQCPDGGSPSQAQMLGPSLGSAMSSGVSWGCPPACPGPLISPENLGNRISNVDPWVTPPYCPQIQSPLHQSLERAADSSPWAPPQACPGMQMSPEPRNKTGHWTQSTEPAELTKVYQSLSVSPEPCLSLGSPLLLPRPSCQRLQPQPQPQPQWGCWGHDAEVLSTSEDQGSSPALQLPVASPTPSSGLQLSGCPELWQEDLEGPPLNIFY, from the exons ATGGCCCAGTCGCCTCCTCCTCAGAGCCTCCAGGGTCTCGACCACTGGGTCTTCtcccagggctggggctgggctcagCAATCGGACTCCACGTCTCCGGCCTCGTCCTCAGATTCGTCCGGTTCCTGCCCTTGCTACGCCACCCGTCGGCCCTCGCAGCCCGCCGGCCCGGCCCGTAGCACGCGCACTACCCAGGCGACGGCGCCCCGACGAACGCGCCCAGCGCCCGCAGGCGGACAGCGGCAGAGCGCCAGCGAGCGCGAGAAGCTGCGCATGCGCACACTCGCCCGCGCGCTGCAAGAACTGCGCCGCTTCCTGCCGCCGTCGGTGGCACCTGCAGGCCAGAGCCTGACCAAGATCGAGACGCTGCGCCTGGCCATCCGCTACATCGGCCACCTGTCAGCCCTGCTGGGCCTCAGCGAGGACAGTCTGCGGCGCAGGCGCCGACGGAGTGCGGACGCGGCGTTCTCTCACCGATGCCCTCAATGCCCCGACGGTGGCAGCCCCTCACAGGCTCAGATGCTTGGTCCTAGCCTGGGATCAGCCATGAGTAGTGGGGTGTCCTGGGGGTGCCCGCCTGCTTGTCCTGGACCTCTGATCTCACCTGAAAACCTTGGGAACAGGATCTCCAACGTGGATCCCTGGGTGACACCTCCTTATTGTCCCCAAATACAGTCACCCTTACACCAGTCCCTAGAAAGAGCCGCTGACTCCTCTCCCTGGGCACCACCTCAAGCATGTCCTGGCATGCAGATGTCCCCAGAGCCTAGGAACAAGACTGGACACTGGACACAATCCACTGAACCTGCAGAGCTGACTAAAGTGTATCAG agtctttctgtgtctccagaaCCCTGCCTGTCCCTGGGAAGCCCACTTCTCCTGCCCCGCCCATCATGCCAGAGActacagcctcagcctcagcctcagcctcagtggGGCTGCTGGGGCCACGATGCAGAGGTGCTCTCCACCTCTGAGGATCAGGGTTCCAGCCCTGCCCTCCAGCTTCCTGtggccagccccacccccagctcagGCCTGCAGCTCAGTGGCTGTCCTGAACTTTGGCAGGAAGACCTGGAAGGACCCCCACTGAATATTTTCTACTAA
- the Anpep gene encoding aminopeptidase N: MAKGFYISKTLGILGILLGVAAVCTIIALSVVYAQEKNRNAENSATAPTLPGSTSATTATTTPAVDESKPWNQYRLPKTLIPDSYRVILRPYLTPNNQGLYIFQGNSTVRFTCNQTTDVIIIHSKKLNYTLKGNHRVVLRTLDGTPAPNIDKTELVERTEYLVVHLQGSLVEGRQYEMDSQFQGELADDLAGFYRSEYMEGDVKKVVATTQMQAADARKSFPCFDEPAMKAMFNITLIYPNNLIALSNMLPKESKPYPEDPSCTMTEFHSTPKMSTYLLAYIVSEFKNISSVSANGVQIGIWARPSAIDEGQGDYALNVTGPILNFFAQHYNTSYPLPKSDQIALPDFNAGAMENWGLVTYRESSLVFDSQSSSISNKERVVTVIAHELAHQWFGNLVTVAWWNDLWLNEGFASYVEYLGADYAEPTWNLKDLMVLNDVYRVMAVDALASSHPLSSPADEIKTPDQIMELFDSITYSKGASVIRMLSSFLTEDLFKKGLSSYLHTYQYSNTVYLDLWEHLQKAVNQQTAVQPPATVRTIMDRWILQMGFPVITVNTNTGEISQKHFLLDSKSNVTRPSEFNYIWIAPIPFLKSGQEDHYWLDVEKNQSAKFQTSSNEWILLNINVTGYYLVNYDENNWKKLQNQLQTDLSVIPVINRAQIIHDSFNLASAKMIPITLALDNTLFLVKEAEYMPWQAALSSLNYFTLMFDRSEVYGPMKRYLKKQVTPLFFYFQNRTNNWVNRPPTLMEQYNEINAISTACSSGLKECRDLVVELYSQWMKNPNNNTIHPNLRSTVYCNAIAFGGEEEWNFAWEQFRNATLVNEADKLRSALACSKDVWILNRYLSYTLNPDYIRKQDTTSTIISIASNVAGHPLVWDFVRSNWKKLFENYGGGSFSFANLIQGVTRRFSSEFELQQLEQFKADNSATGFGTGTRALEQALEKTRANIDWVKENKDAVFKWFTENSS; encoded by the exons ATGGCCAAGGGGTTCTACATTTCCAAGACCCTGGGCATCTTGGGCATCCTGTTGGGTGTGGCAGCTGTGTGTACCATCATAGCTCTGTCGGTGGTCTACGCTCAGGAGAAGAATAGGAATGCAGAGAACTCTGCCACAGCCCCCACGCTCCCGGGCAGCACCTCAGCCACCACCGCAACCACCACCCCTGCTGTAGATGAAAGCAAGCCTTGGAACCAGTATCGCTTGCCTAAGACTCTTATACCTGACTCCTACCGGGTGATCCTGAGACCCTACCTCACCCCCAACAATCAGGGCCTGTACATCTTCCAAGGCAACAGTACTGTTCGCTTTACCTGCAACCAGACCACGGATGTCATTATCATCCACAGCAAAAAGCTCAACTACACCCTCAAAGGAAACCACAGGGTGGTGTTGCGAACCCTGGACGGCACTCCGGCACCTAACATTGACAAAACGGAACTGGTAGAGCGTACTGAGTACCTGGTGGTGCACCTGCAGGGGTCCCTGGTAGAGGGCCGTCAGTACGAGATGGACAGCCAGTTCCAGGGGGAACTGGCTGATGACCTGGCTGGCTTCTACCGCAGCGAGTACATGGAAGGAGACGTCAAGAA AGTGGTGGCTACAACGCAGATGCAGGCTGCTGATGCTCGGAAATCCTTTCCATGTTTTGATGAGCCAGCCATGAAGGCCATGTTCAACATCACACTCATCTACCCCAACAACCTCATAGCTCTGTCTAATATGCTTCCCAAAG AGTCCAAGCCCTATCCGGAAGACCCTTCCTGCACCATGACTGAGTTCCACTCCACCCCTAAGATGTCCACATACCTGCTGGCCTACATCGTGAGCGAGTTCAAAAATATAAGCTCCGTCTCAGCCAATGGTGTCCAG ATTGGAATCTGGGCTCGGCCCAGTGCCATTGATGAGGGCCAGGGTGATTACGCACTGAACGTTACAGGCCCCATCCTAAATTTCTTTGCCCAACATTATAATACATCCTACCCTCTACCAAAGTCTG ACCAGATTGCCCTGCCTGACTTCAACGCTGGAGCCATGGAGAACTGGGGTCTGGTGACCTACCGTGAGAGCTCCCTGGTCTTTGACTCTCAGTCCTCCTCCATTAGCAACAAGGAGCGGGTGGTCACTGTGATTGCTCACGAGCTGGCCCATCAG TGGTTTGGCAACCTGGTGACTGTGGCTTGGTGGAATGATCTGTGGCTGAACGAGGGCTTTGCCTCCTACGTGGAATATCTGGGTGCTGACTATGCAGAGCCTACCTGGAATCTG aaagacctcATGGTACTGAATGATGTGTACCGTGTGATGGCCGTGGATGCCCTTGCCTCCTCCCACCCACTGTCCAGTCCTGCTGACGAGATCAAAACACCAGACCAGATCATGGAGCTGTTTGACAGCATCACCTACAGCAAG GGAGCCTCAGTCATCAGGATGCTGTCCAGTTTCCTGACAGAGGACCTGTTTAAGAAGGGCCTTTCA TCTTATCTCCACACCTACCAGTACTCGAACACCGTTTATCTGGACCTGTGGGAACACCTGCAAAAG GCCGTGAACCAACAGACAGCTGTCCAACCCCCGGCCACGGTGCGCACTATCATGGACCGCTGGATTCTACAGATGGGCTTTCCCGTTATCACTGTGAACACCAATACAGGAGAAATCTCCCAGAAACACTTCCTCCTGGATTCCAAGTCCAACGTTACCCGCCCCTCCGAGTTTAA TTACATCTGGATCGCGCCCATTCCATTTCTCAAAAGTGGACAGGAGGATCACTACTGGCTGGATGTCGAGAAAA accagagtGCAAAGTTCCAGACATCCTCCAATGAATGGATCTTACTGAACATTAACGTAACCGGCTACTACCTGGTTAACTATGATGAGAACAACTGGAAGAAGCTTCAGAATCAGCTGCAAACAGACCTTTCT GTTATCCCTGTCATCAACCGAGCACAGATTATCCACGACTCCTTCAACCTGGCCAG TGCTAAAATGATACCCATCACCCTGGCGCTGGACAACACCCTCTTCCTGGTCAAAGAGGCGGAGTACATGCCCTGGCAGGCTGCCCTGAGCAGCCTCAACTACTTCACACTCATGTTCGACCGCTCGGAGGTCTACGGCCCCATGAAG AGGTATCTGAAGAAGCAAGTTAcgcccctcttcttctacttccAAAATAGAACCAACAACTGGGTCAACCGTCCTCCAACGCTGATGGAGCA GTACAATGAAATTAACGCCATCAGCACCGCCTGTTCCAGTGGTCTCAAAGAGTGTAGGGACCTGGTCGTTGAGCTCTATAGTCAGTGGATGAAAAACCCTAATAATAACAC GATCCACCCCAACCTTCGGTCTACTGTCTACTGCAATGCCATTGCTTTCGGTGGCGAAGAAGAGTGGAACTTTGCTTGGGAACAGTTCCGGAATGCAACTCTGGTGAACGAAGCGGACAAACTCCGGTCAGCCTTGGCCTGTAGCAAAGATGTGTGGATTTTGAACAG GTACCTGAGTTACACTCTGAACCCGGACTACATCCGGAAGCAGGACACCACCTCCACCATCATCAGCATTGCCAGCAACGTGGCTGGGCACCCTCTGGTTTGGGACTTTGTCCGAAGCAACTGGAAGAAACTGTTTGAGAA TTACGGTGGAGGATCTTTCTCCTTTGCCAATCTCATCCAGGGAGTGACCCGGCGCTTCTCCTCTGAGTTCGAGCTGCAGCAG CTGGAGCAGTTTAAAGCGGATAACTCAGCCACAGGCTTTGGCACCGGCACTCGGGCTCTGGAGCAAGCCCTGGAGAAGACGAGAGCCAACATCGACTGGGTGAAGGAGAACAAAGATGCGGTATTCAAGTGGTTCACAGAGAACAGCAGTTAG